A region of Reichenbachiella carrageenanivorans DNA encodes the following proteins:
- a CDS encoding alpha/beta hydrolase, which translates to MRILNLLLLCLLSTSAFALSPKRTYDRTPHDFHMTYEKLRIPSTNGAELNAWYFPSKLGDQLMVMSHDGVGNIGDYLERVRILVNYGFSVVIYDYRGFGESSDFKINKYQYIYKEFYDDFDAVYNYCEQTFHHELIAYGWGIGAGISLARGYQKEDIAGIIADEPFVDFTALKTKFKNINAVMTLPEGIENNDYNTLNIVKKEPGEKLRGLLFLHGSKNFLYSTEDMELLLEATTLDFKELYQFDLASRMDNFTINESEYARQIYGFVLSL; encoded by the coding sequence ATGCGAATATTAAACCTACTCCTATTATGTCTTCTCTCTACTTCTGCATTTGCTCTATCACCTAAGCGCACTTATGATCGGACACCTCATGATTTTCATATGACCTATGAAAAGCTTCGCATACCTTCTACCAATGGTGCGGAGTTGAATGCATGGTACTTCCCATCCAAGCTTGGAGACCAGCTGATGGTAATGAGTCATGATGGAGTAGGTAATATAGGGGATTACCTAGAACGTGTCAGAATATTGGTTAACTATGGTTTTAGTGTAGTGATCTATGACTATCGAGGGTTTGGCGAAAGCAGTGATTTCAAAATCAATAAATATCAATACATCTACAAGGAGTTTTACGACGACTTTGACGCAGTATACAACTATTGCGAACAGACCTTTCATCATGAGCTCATAGCCTATGGGTGGGGCATTGGAGCTGGCATCTCTTTAGCTAGAGGTTATCAAAAAGAAGACATAGCTGGAATCATTGCTGACGAACCATTTGTGGATTTCACCGCTTTAAAAACTAAATTTAAAAACATCAACGCTGTGATGACATTGCCGGAAGGCATAGAAAACAATGATTACAATACGCTCAATATTGTAAAAAAAGAGCCTGGAGAAAAACTACGTGGTTTGCTTTTCTTGCATGGCTCTAAAAATTTCTTATATAGTACCGAAGATATGGAATTATTACTCGAGGCTACTACGCTAGACTTCAAAGAACTGTATCAGTTTGATTTGGCTTCTAGAATGGACAATTTTACCATTAATGAATCTGAGTACGCACGGCAAATTTACGGCTTCGTACTAAGCTTGTAA
- a CDS encoding metal ABC transporter permease: protein MDALYIISAGSLVAITCGLLGCFLILRKMAMVGDAISHAVLPGIVLAFLFSGSRDSVIMLLGAGIIGILTTVLIEFFHKKGNLQTDAAIGVTFTSLFALGVILISIYANEVDLDQDCVLHGEIAYVPLDLWITDSGTILGPRVLYVSGFVLLLILSFIILGYKELYLTTFDPAFATAIGISTVLWHYLLMAAVSLTTVASFESVGAILVVALLIAPPATAYLLTESFPKMLFITAVLGIIVSIMGYYLAAWVDGSIAGAMSTVAGLLFLLAFLFSPSEGLAIKKWRSKEMKTEI from the coding sequence ATGGATGCCTTATATATCATATCTGCAGGTTCTTTAGTGGCTATTACTTGTGGTCTTTTGGGGTGTTTTCTAATCCTCAGAAAGATGGCGATGGTAGGAGATGCTATTTCTCATGCGGTACTACCTGGTATCGTGTTGGCTTTTCTATTTAGTGGCAGTCGAGATTCTGTCATCATGCTACTGGGTGCTGGAATTATAGGCATCCTAACGACTGTCCTCATCGAATTTTTCCATAAAAAAGGAAACCTACAGACAGATGCTGCTATTGGGGTCACTTTCACCTCGCTTTTTGCCTTGGGTGTGATTTTGATTTCCATCTATGCCAATGAGGTAGACTTAGACCAAGATTGTGTTTTGCATGGAGAAATTGCTTATGTACCACTCGATCTTTGGATCACGGACTCAGGAACGATCTTGGGGCCTCGTGTATTGTATGTCTCTGGCTTTGTGTTACTTCTCATTCTTAGCTTTATCATACTCGGATACAAAGAGTTGTACCTCACTACTTTTGACCCTGCTTTTGCTACAGCCATTGGTATATCCACTGTACTTTGGCATTATTTATTAATGGCAGCTGTGTCTCTTACTACTGTAGCTTCATTTGAGTCTGTAGGAGCTATCTTAGTAGTAGCACTTTTGATCGCCCCTCCTGCTACTGCCTATTTACTCACAGAGAGTTTTCCTAAGATGCTTTTCATTACGGCCGTTTTGGGTATTATCGTGTCTATAATGGGTTATTACTTGGCTGCATGGGTGGATGGTTCAATCGCAGGTGCCATGTCGACGGTAGCTGGTCTGTTATTTTTACTTGCGTTTTTGTTTTCCCCTTCTGAAGGGTTAGCGATCAAAAAATGGCGCAGCAAGGAGATGAAAACTGAGATCTGA
- a CDS encoding metal ABC transporter permease, translating into MEDLITFFSFQNPNIRYVTGGSMLLAISSALVGCFTFLKKKALVGDAVAHAVLPGICLAFLLSGTKNPIYLIIGAFITGWLSLLLIDAITRNSKIKEDTAIGLILSVFFGVGILLLTMIQHSGNAAQTGLDSFLFGKAAALVGQDLMIFSVISISLLLGVILFYKEFALISFDEDYAKSIGFPVKRLELVLTTLTVLAVVTGIQAVGVVLMAAMLITPAAAARFWTNRLSIMLLLAAIFGAFSGVSGAYISYVAPSMPTGPWIVMMISVIALVSFFVAPEKGILYKLIRQTKIKKRILNENILKLFYQLGEIDQNFEEQRSVAQIQAKRPIKTPTLITGLNALAYQGFLKKQQDTWKLTDQGQKKGQRIVKLHRLWEVYLTTYLRIAPDHVHEDADNIEHILTPELEARLEALLKYPTSDPHESTIPYHKPINN; encoded by the coding sequence ATGGAAGACTTGATTACATTTTTCTCTTTTCAAAACCCGAACATTCGATATGTCACGGGCGGCTCTATGCTTTTAGCCATCAGCTCTGCGCTCGTAGGATGCTTTACCTTTCTCAAGAAAAAAGCACTGGTAGGCGATGCCGTAGCGCATGCAGTATTACCAGGTATCTGTTTGGCTTTCTTACTGTCTGGCACTAAAAACCCTATCTATCTGATCATTGGCGCATTCATTACAGGATGGCTGTCTTTGCTATTGATTGATGCCATTACCCGTAATTCTAAAATTAAAGAAGACACAGCTATAGGCCTGATCCTTTCCGTGTTTTTTGGTGTAGGCATTTTATTGCTTACGATGATTCAGCATTCGGGTAATGCTGCACAAACAGGACTAGATTCTTTCCTTTTTGGAAAAGCAGCTGCCTTGGTAGGTCAAGATTTAATGATTTTTAGTGTAATCAGTATTAGCTTGTTGCTCGGTGTGATTCTCTTTTACAAAGAGTTTGCTCTGATATCATTTGACGAAGACTATGCCAAATCGATTGGATTTCCAGTAAAACGGCTCGAACTAGTTCTGACTACACTTACGGTCTTAGCTGTGGTAACTGGCATACAAGCTGTGGGGGTGGTACTTATGGCAGCGATGCTCATCACTCCTGCCGCTGCTGCTCGATTTTGGACGAATCGCCTCAGTATCATGCTACTACTGGCTGCCATATTTGGAGCTTTTTCAGGAGTGAGTGGTGCTTACATTTCATATGTGGCACCATCGATGCCCACTGGGCCATGGATCGTTATGATGATATCTGTGATTGCTTTAGTCTCTTTTTTTGTAGCTCCTGAAAAAGGAATACTCTACAAACTGATTCGTCAGACTAAAATCAAGAAACGCATATTAAATGAAAATATCCTAAAGCTATTTTACCAATTAGGGGAAATAGACCAGAACTTTGAGGAGCAACGTAGCGTTGCTCAAATCCAAGCCAAACGCCCTATTAAAACTCCAACTTTGATTACAGGATTGAATGCACTAGCCTATCAAGGTTTTTTAAAAAAACAACAAGACACGTGGAAGCTTACAGACCAAGGGCAGAAAAAAGGACAACGTATCGTAAAACTACATAGGCTATGGGAGGTATATCTCACCACCTACTTGCGCATAGCGCCAGATCATGTTCATGAAGATGCTGATAATATAGAGCATATTCTTACACCAGAACTAGAAGCTAGGTTGGAAGCCCTGCTGAAATACCCTACAAGCGATCCACACGAATCTACTATACCTTATCACAAACCAATCAATAACTGA
- a CDS encoding metal ABC transporter ATP-binding protein: MIVNVEKPILEIHDLTVTYSRKPVLWGVDLTLPKGALVGIIGPNGAGKSTLIKAIMEIVPLSSGWVELLQKPIAEVRNQVSYVPQKESVDWDFPASVRDVVVMGRYAELGLFKRPRKADYEAADYALEQVNMQQFANRQISQLSGGQQQRVFLARALAQNAEIYFMDEPFAGVDAATEKAIINILKTMSAEGKTVIVVHHDLQTVAQYFDWVVQLNTRLVASGPVEQAFTQELLQETYGGKLSILSEVGNLLKKQQFPTRDLT; the protein is encoded by the coding sequence ATGATAGTAAACGTAGAGAAACCGATATTAGAGATTCATGACCTGACGGTAACGTACAGCAGAAAACCAGTCTTGTGGGGTGTAGACCTTACTCTACCCAAAGGTGCGTTGGTCGGGATTATAGGGCCTAATGGTGCTGGAAAATCCACACTCATCAAAGCCATTATGGAAATTGTACCACTGAGTAGTGGCTGGGTAGAATTACTGCAAAAGCCAATCGCTGAAGTACGAAACCAAGTAAGCTACGTCCCTCAAAAAGAATCTGTAGACTGGGACTTCCCCGCCTCCGTTCGCGATGTGGTAGTCATGGGCAGATATGCTGAATTGGGGCTATTCAAAAGACCAAGAAAAGCAGACTATGAAGCAGCTGACTACGCCCTAGAGCAAGTCAACATGCAGCAGTTTGCCAATCGGCAGATCAGCCAGCTCTCTGGCGGCCAACAACAACGCGTCTTTCTGGCTCGTGCACTGGCACAAAATGCCGAAATCTATTTTATGGACGAACCTTTTGCCGGTGTAGATGCTGCTACCGAGAAGGCCATTATCAATATCCTAAAAACCATGTCGGCAGAAGGTAAAACAGTGATCGTTGTACATCACGATCTGCAAACCGTAGCTCAATATTTCGATTGGGTAGTACAGCTCAATACTCGATTGGTAGCTTCAGGCCCTGTAGAGCAAGCTTTCACTCAAGAGCTACTGCAAGAAACTTATGGCGGCAAACTAAGTATACTCTCTGAAGTCGGCAACCTACTAAAGAAACAGCAATTTCCAACCCGAGATTTGACCTAG
- a CDS encoding metal ABC transporter solute-binding protein, Zn/Mn family, which translates to MKMNKLFIIGSVLLIALGACEHTKKTRDGKLKVATTTGMIYDAVINIGGNQVVAQALMGPGVDPHLYKATQGDLKKLQDADLILYNGLHLEGKMGEVFEKLGRIKAVKAVSSHIEKDRFRSSELYPGTYDPHIWFDVSLWKEAVTQVHHTLVSLDSINQPIYDENAFRYLKSLDSLHLAVKNSIATIPPNQRILITAHDAFGYFGEAYDIEVKGLQGISTLSEPGLKDVADLVNMIVENKIKAVFIETSVSKKAINAVVEGCKQNGHDVQIGGSLYSDAMGAFGQFEGTYIGMVHTNVETIVSALK; encoded by the coding sequence ATGAAAATGAATAAACTCTTTATCATAGGATCAGTACTACTCATCGCACTAGGCGCTTGTGAACACACCAAAAAAACCAGAGATGGTAAACTAAAAGTGGCAACAACTACAGGCATGATCTACGATGCTGTGATCAATATAGGAGGAAATCAAGTGGTTGCACAAGCCTTGATGGGGCCAGGCGTAGATCCGCATTTGTATAAGGCTACACAAGGAGATCTAAAAAAACTCCAAGACGCTGATCTTATTCTTTACAACGGCCTGCACTTGGAGGGCAAAATGGGTGAGGTATTTGAAAAGCTAGGACGAATCAAAGCTGTAAAAGCAGTATCTAGCCACATCGAAAAAGACCGGTTTCGCTCTAGCGAATTATACCCAGGCACTTATGACCCTCACATTTGGTTTGATGTATCGCTCTGGAAAGAAGCAGTGACACAAGTTCACCACACGCTAGTATCACTAGACAGTATTAATCAGCCTATTTATGATGAAAATGCTTTCCGATACCTGAAATCATTAGACTCTCTACACCTCGCCGTAAAAAACAGTATTGCCACAATCCCTCCAAACCAACGCATACTCATCACGGCACACGATGCTTTCGGCTATTTTGGTGAAGCCTACGACATAGAGGTCAAAGGATTGCAAGGTATCTCTACTCTATCTGAGCCTGGTTTGAAGGATGTCGCAGACTTAGTCAATATGATAGTAGAAAACAAAATCAAAGCAGTCTTCATCGAAACCTCTGTTTCTAAAAAAGCCATTAACGCAGTAGTAGAAGGCTGTAAACAAAACGGGCACGATGTGCAAATTGGCGGCAGCCTCTACTCAGATGCCATGGGGGCTTTTGGTCAATTCGAAGGCACCTATATTGGCATGGTTCATACCAATGTGGAAACTATAGTAAGTGCACTCAAATGA
- a CDS encoding metal-dependent transcriptional regulator: MLSHAEENYLKAIYHLSQADKSDVSTNAIAEVLQTKPASVSDMIKKLSEKGFIYYQKYKGVNVSPKGKKEALQIIRKHRLWEVFLVDKLQFKWDEVHDIAEQLEHIKSPILTQKLDKFLGYPRVDPHGDPIPDERGEIVIGKKVPLSEITEGKTVLVTGVEDSDSAFLLHLDKIKIALGTKVIVKEKNSFDSSMQIELSDKQVIFISKQVADNLLVTE; the protein is encoded by the coding sequence ATGCTCAGTCACGCAGAAGAAAACTATTTGAAAGCCATCTATCATTTATCACAAGCTGATAAATCGGATGTTTCGACTAATGCCATAGCCGAAGTATTACAGACCAAGCCTGCTTCTGTAAGCGATATGATTAAAAAGCTTTCCGAAAAGGGCTTTATATATTATCAAAAATATAAAGGCGTCAATGTTTCACCGAAAGGTAAAAAGGAAGCACTTCAGATCATAAGAAAGCACCGACTATGGGAAGTGTTCTTAGTAGATAAGCTACAATTCAAGTGGGACGAAGTTCATGATATCGCAGAGCAACTGGAACATATCAAATCTCCTATTCTGACTCAAAAGCTAGACAAGTTTTTGGGCTATCCGAGAGTAGATCCACATGGTGACCCTATTCCAGACGAACGAGGCGAAATCGTGATTGGTAAAAAAGTACCCTTATCAGAAATCACAGAGGGTAAAACAGTATTGGTGACTGGTGTAGAAGATTCGGATTCAGCATTCTTGTTACACCTCGACAAAATCAAAATAGCCCTTGGCACCAAGGTTATAGTCAAAGAAAAAAACAGCTTCGACAGCTCAATGCAAATAGAGCTATCAGACAAACAAGTCATATTTATTTCAAAGCAAGTGGCAGACAACTTATTAGTAACAGAATGA
- a CDS encoding DUF4856 domain-containing protein, giving the protein MNFNKLYIALLFGATVMASSCSDDDSDNLPSVDAPDAYVFTRNGSSSVSYDGQTTRIAMTQELGTAIKDETKTKEELLAMFAHEAGDADFTDTDLNASDKNIRSKVAASADLFASNTTDATAIKSQLDTWIEKQEEEVFPRWNEEASAGEAGQLVDGGSARYVSADGLEYNQLLAKSLIGALFADQVINNYLSTAVLDAGTNQEDNDADVVEEGENYTSMEHKWDEAYGYVYGAAEGKSYLLSYIDQVAENENYATIATDIEQAFILGRAAIVAKNYTVRDAQAEIIREKVSQVIAIRGVHYLQAGKSLLAAKDFGGAFHDLSEGLGFVYSLQFTRKPNTTEAYFTKAEVDGFFDDILANEHGLWNASATTLDEVSQEIVDALGLTLAEAAE; this is encoded by the coding sequence ATGAACTTCAACAAGTTATATATAGCCCTTCTTTTTGGTGCCACGGTTATGGCTTCTTCTTGTAGCGACGACGACAGTGACAATCTTCCTAGTGTAGATGCTCCAGATGCCTATGTATTTACTAGAAATGGCTCAAGCTCTGTTTCTTATGATGGCCAGACGACCAGAATAGCAATGACTCAAGAATTGGGTACTGCCATCAAAGACGAAACTAAAACGAAAGAAGAATTGCTAGCCATGTTTGCACATGAAGCAGGCGATGCAGATTTTACTGATACGGACTTGAACGCATCAGACAAAAACATAAGAAGCAAAGTAGCTGCTTCGGCCGACCTATTCGCTAGCAATACCACTGATGCTACAGCGATCAAGTCGCAGCTAGATACTTGGATCGAAAAACAAGAGGAAGAAGTGTTTCCAAGATGGAATGAAGAAGCATCAGCAGGTGAAGCAGGACAGCTCGTGGATGGCGGGTCTGCTAGATATGTAAGTGCTGATGGGTTGGAATACAACCAGTTGCTTGCTAAATCATTAATAGGTGCTTTGTTTGCTGATCAGGTGATCAATAACTATCTAAGTACTGCTGTACTAGATGCAGGAACCAACCAAGAAGACAATGATGCTGACGTAGTAGAAGAAGGTGAAAACTACACGTCTATGGAGCACAAGTGGGACGAAGCCTATGGTTATGTATATGGTGCAGCAGAAGGCAAAAGCTACTTGCTAAGTTATATCGATCAGGTAGCAGAAAATGAGAACTACGCAACGATAGCCACTGACATCGAACAAGCTTTTATTCTCGGAAGAGCAGCTATCGTAGCCAAAAACTATACGGTAAGAGATGCGCAAGCAGAAATCATCAGAGAAAAAGTATCTCAAGTCATTGCAATCAGAGGTGTACATTACCTACAAGCTGGCAAATCACTACTAGCTGCAAAAGACTTTGGAGGCGCATTTCATGACTTGTCAGAAGGCTTGGGTTTTGTGTACAGCTTACAGTTTACCAGAAAACCAAACACTACGGAAGCGTATTTTACTAAAGCTGAAGTGGATGGATTTTTTGACGACATCCTAGCCAATGAGCATGGCCTATGGAACGCCTCAGCGACTACGCTCGATGAGGTGTCGCAGGAGATCGTGGATGCACTAGGACTTACTTTGGCAGAAGCCGCTGAGTAA
- a CDS encoding imelysin family protein, with protein sequence MYRFFFLLLAVAVFSCESASNESSDDNFDRSAMLASWADHIIIPAYQHYEKEMDALVDQSKTFTADANTNNLATLRAQWEKAYLAWQWVEMFEIGKAEALYLQSYTNWFPTKTDQIDNNISTGSYNLALASKRQEQGFPAIDYMINGLGGTDADILAAYTDATTGAATKKYLTDLTARLQTLTSEVVADWENGYRDTFVNNDGSSATGAVNKVANDYIFYFEKQLRANKIGIPAGVFDTQGDTYSEAVEAYFAKDISKVLYEEGLAASETFFNGQYFGGTEKGASFASYLDYIRTLNGGDDITKMINDQFTKIETTSQPLANDFADQVETNNTLMLQTYDELQKNVVYFKVDMLQALDISVDYVDADGD encoded by the coding sequence ATGTATCGATTTTTTTTCCTTCTTTTGGCTGTAGCCGTTTTCTCTTGCGAATCTGCAAGTAATGAATCTTCTGATGACAACTTTGATCGCAGCGCAATGCTTGCCAGCTGGGCCGATCACATCATTATCCCAGCTTATCAGCACTACGAAAAGGAAATGGATGCCTTGGTGGATCAATCCAAAACATTCACGGCGGATGCAAACACCAACAATCTGGCGACTCTAAGAGCACAGTGGGAAAAGGCTTATCTCGCTTGGCAGTGGGTAGAAATGTTCGAGATTGGTAAAGCAGAAGCCCTCTATCTACAGAGTTATACCAATTGGTTTCCCACCAAAACGGACCAAATAGACAACAATATATCTACTGGCAGTTACAATCTAGCATTGGCATCCAAGCGACAGGAGCAGGGCTTTCCCGCGATCGATTATATGATCAATGGACTAGGGGGCACGGATGCAGACATCCTTGCAGCCTATACCGATGCTACTACAGGAGCAGCTACCAAAAAATACCTAACGGATCTAACCGCAAGATTACAGACGTTGACCTCCGAAGTAGTTGCCGATTGGGAAAATGGCTACAGAGATACTTTCGTAAACAACGACGGGTCTAGCGCTACAGGTGCGGTAAACAAAGTGGCAAACGACTACATATTCTATTTCGAAAAACAACTAAGAGCCAATAAGATTGGTATTCCTGCAGGCGTATTCGACACACAAGGCGATACATACTCTGAGGCTGTAGAGGCATACTTTGCCAAGGATATAAGTAAGGTGCTGTATGAGGAAGGGCTGGCAGCCAGTGAGACATTTTTTAATGGTCAGTATTTTGGAGGTACTGAAAAAGGGGCAAGTTTTGCTAGCTATTTGGACTACATCCGAACATTGAATGGAGGGGATGATATTACTAAAATGATTAATGATCAGTTTACGAAGATAGAAACTACCAGCCAACCACTTGCCAATGATTTTGCCGACCAAGTGGAGACAAACAATACATTGATGCTGCAGACTTATGATGAGCTGCAAAAAAATGTAGTCTATTTCAAGGTAGATATGTTGCAAGCCCTAGACATTAGTGTGGACTATGTAGATGCGGATGGCGATTGA
- a CDS encoding HTTM domain-containing protein, which translates to MAIDTKISYWTQTTQAAPLAVFRVLFGLLMCVSMIRFWWNGWIEKLYLQPQFFFSYYGFEWVKPLGAYTYLIFLICGISAFFVALGYKYRIAIVVFFLSFTYIELMDKTTYLNHYYFVSLVSFLLIFLPAQVTASIDAVKHPQLAYSHVPRWTIDSLKLMMGIVYFYAGLAKLNSDWLLNAMPLKIWLPGSYDLPLLGYWLQQTWVHYAMSWVGVLYDLSVPFLLLFAPTRWLGYALVVVFHLLTRLLFPIGMFPYLMIACTLIFFSPQLHERLLAWGGHWLHWLKPNTESNRIWALDQNSFWLKVKVNLVIVFFALQLTIPFRYLCYPGELFWTEEGFRFSWRVMLMEKAGATNFKIVNRDTGHRFYVDNQEFLSPFQEKQMSFQPDFILEYAHFLKAYFEAKGIENVEVYAESFVALNGRKSQPYIDPTVDLGREKESFRSKHWILPFGDEIKGL; encoded by the coding sequence ATGGCGATTGATACGAAGATATCATATTGGACACAAACGACTCAGGCCGCACCACTAGCGGTCTTTCGTGTTTTATTTGGGTTGCTCATGTGTGTGAGCATGATTCGTTTCTGGTGGAATGGCTGGATAGAAAAACTTTACCTCCAACCTCAATTTTTCTTCTCATATTATGGGTTCGAATGGGTCAAGCCATTAGGAGCATATACCTATCTCATATTTCTAATTTGTGGGATTTCAGCCTTTTTCGTTGCTTTAGGTTATAAATATCGCATAGCGATAGTCGTCTTCTTTTTGAGCTTCACTTATATCGAGCTCATGGACAAGACGACCTATCTCAACCATTACTATTTTGTGAGTCTGGTGAGTTTTCTACTCATCTTTCTCCCTGCTCAGGTTACCGCATCGATAGATGCCGTAAAGCATCCCCAATTGGCCTACAGTCATGTTCCACGCTGGACGATCGATTCACTCAAGCTCATGATGGGTATTGTCTATTTTTATGCTGGCTTGGCCAAACTCAATTCGGATTGGCTCTTAAATGCTATGCCTCTTAAAATTTGGTTGCCAGGTAGTTATGATTTGCCTTTACTGGGCTACTGGCTTCAGCAGACGTGGGTACATTATGCCATGAGTTGGGTCGGAGTACTTTATGATCTGAGTGTGCCCTTTTTGTTGCTTTTTGCACCCACTAGATGGCTAGGCTATGCTTTAGTGGTGGTGTTTCACTTGCTCACGCGATTGTTGTTTCCTATTGGTATGTTTCCCTACCTGATGATCGCTTGTACCCTCATTTTTTTTTCGCCACAGCTGCACGAACGCTTGTTGGCATGGGGCGGACATTGGCTACATTGGCTCAAACCAAATACGGAATCAAACCGAATATGGGCATTAGATCAGAATTCTTTCTGGCTAAAAGTAAAAGTGAATCTTGTAATCGTTTTCTTTGCGCTCCAATTGACGATCCCTTTCAGGTATCTGTGCTATCCTGGAGAATTATTTTGGACAGAGGAAGGCTTTCGGTTTTCTTGGCGTGTGATGCTGATGGAAAAAGCAGGTGCTACCAATTTTAAAATTGTGAACAGAGATACAGGACATCGGTTTTATGTAGACAATCAGGAGTTTTTATCTCCTTTTCAGGAAAAACAGATGTCATTTCAGCCTGATTTTATTTTGGAGTATGCCCATTTTTTAAAAGCATATTTCGAAGCAAAAGGGATTGAAAATGTAGAAGTATATGCCGAGAGTTTTGTGGCACTCAATGGCAGAAAAAGTCAGCCCTATATTGATCCTACAGTCGATTTAGGAAGGGAAAAAGAATCATTTAGATCTAAGCATTGGATTTTACCATTCGGAGATGAAATTAAAGGTTTGTAG